CGCTCATATGCTCGAGCAGCTCTCGCTGTACGACGACGAACTGATGGAAATGCTGCTTGAAGAAGCAGAAGTTCCGGTGGAAAAGATTAAGTCGATCGTTCGCGAAGCCTGTCTGTCTCAGAGCATTGCTCCCGTGATGATGGGAAGCGCGTTCAAGAATAAGGGTGTCCAGGAACTGCTCGATGCAGTGGTGTCGTTCCTGCCCTCGCCGCTCGAACGCGAAGTGAAGGCCATCGACGTCGACAAGATGGAAAAGGCCGACAAGGAAAACGAAACGAGCGAGAAGCCAGACCCGAATCAGTTCAAAGTGGCTCTGACCACCAGCGACGACGATCCGCTCGTCTGCATGGCGTTCAAGACCGTGATGGAACAGTTCGGCCAGCTGACTTACACCCGTATCTACCAGGGTACGATCAAAAAGGGTGACAGCTATATCAATACCCGTACCGGCAAGCCAACCCGGTTCGGTCGTATTGTGCGTATGCACTCCAACGATCGTGAAGACGTGGACGAAGCGGGCGCCGGTGACATTGTCGCCATCGTCGGTGTCGACTGTGCCTCTGGGGATACGTTCTGCGGTGGCGGTGTCAACTACGCTCTGGAAAACATTTACGTTCCGGAAGCGGTGATCCGACTCTCCATCGAGCCGGCTCAGCGGGACAGTGCCGACAAGCTCGGTAAAGCCCTGGAACGTTTCCGTCGCGAAGATCCGACGTTCCACGTGATGACTGATGAAGAGACCGGCCAGACGATTATTGCCGGAATGGGTCAGCTGCACCTGGACGTTTACATCGAACGTATTAAGCGTGAGTACAAGTGCGAGTGTATCATCGGCGAGCCGCGCGTGGCCTATAAAGAAACGCCAAGCAAAACCGTCGAGTTCAACTACAAGCACAAGAAGCAGACCGGGGGTTCCGGTCAGTACGCTCACGTCGTCGGTAAGATGGCTCCGATGCCGGAAGGGTTCGAAACTCCTTACAAGTTCCATAACGAGGTGACCGGGGGACGTATTCCCAAGGAATACATTCCGGCTGTCGATGCCGGCTTCCGTCGCGCTCTCGAAAAGGGACCTCTGTGCGAGTGCGAAGTGGTGGGTGTCGATGCTCACCTTTCCGATGGTAGCTACCACGATGTCGACTCGTCGGAAATGGCGTTCAAGATCTGTGGCTTCGACTGCATGCGGGAGAATCTGAAGAACTCCGACATGGCTCTGCTTGAGCCGATCATGAAGCTCGAAATCGAAGCTCCTGAAGAATATCAGGGTTCGATCACCGGTCACCTGTCGAGTAAGCGTGGGATCGTGACTTCGTCGGAGACGAAGAGCCTGACCTGCTACATTCTCGCCGAAGTGCCGCTGGCCTCGATGTTCGACTACGCCAACGAACTGCGTTCGATGACGCAGGGTAAGGGGGGATTCAGCATGGAATTCGCCCGTTACGCCCGCTGTCCTCGCAACGTTCAGGAGGAAGTTGTCGAACGCCGCCGCAAGGAACTCGAAGAGCGTCGCAACAGAAAGTAGGCCCTGTTCGGCTTTGGTCGAAACGCGAGGTGACCAGCCTCGCTCCGGTGTCGCTCACTGAGCCATCATCGGCCTGACGATCAAAACCCAGAAGCTGAAAGATTCCGTTCAACGGAGAAAGCCGCGTACATCAGTACGCGGCTTTTTTTTTCGTGTGTGGTCTGATCAAAACGACATCTCATGTTGCTGCCGAAGACTCCGGTTGGAGTTGCACATTCGGCTTCCGCACGACAACATATCTCTCACCATGCCGCACCACAACATTGAGCAAATCACCCGCTGGATTGAGACGGCCTGTCTCTGGGAAGTTGCCGCTCCGAAGGCGGGAAACGTGCATCCACAGGCCAGCTTCAGCGACCTGACGCACAACGACTTCGTTCGCTCCGCCCGGATCACGGCGTTTATGCTGGCCCGCTCTCATCGCGGCGTCGGACGGGCGATTCTCGACACCAGCAAAGCCGTCCGCCTGCAGGTCGGGAAGAACACCAATCTCGGCATCATCCTGCTGCTGGCGCCGTTGCTGACCGCCGCCCAGGAAGGACCCATCGAGGCGAGTATTTCCGATGTGATCGACCGCATGACTGTCGAAGACTCGAAGCAGGTTTACGAGGCGATCCGCACCGCCCGCCCGGGGGGGATGGGCGAGGTGGCTAACCAGGATGTCTCTCAGGAGCCAACCGCACCCATTCGCGAGATCATGCAACTGGCCGCTGACCGCGATCTGATCGCCCGCCAGTACGCGAACAGCTTCGCGGACGTGCTCGGCTTCGGAAGCGAACGCCTTCAACAGTGGTGGACCCGCTGTCCTGAATCACGAGAGACCGCGATCATCGGTCTGCATCTCGACTGGATGGCCAACTATCCCGACTCTCTAATCGAACGAAAATGCGGCCGCGCAACCGCTGAAGAAGTGAGCCGCAAGGCCTCCGCACTCCTGGAAGCCGGCTGGCCGGAGGCACCGGAATCCGCGGAAGCCTTCACGGAATTCGATACCTGGCTTCGCAGCGACGGTAACCGCCTGAACCCCGGGACCTCAGCCGACCTGGTAGCCGCGTGCCTGTTTGTGGGATTGTGCGAAGACACGATTCGCTAAACTTTACGGCAGGCCCTACCCCCAACCGTAGCGGCGGCATCCTGCCGCCGAATGCGTGTCATTCTGGAACAGATAGGCGGCGCCGACGATTGCGTTGCTGCTGCGAAAAGCTGGTTGATTGACCTGCTTCACAAACGCGAGAGCCAAGTCTATTCGCCGGCAGGATGCCGCCGCTACGAGGCGGTTCATTGAACCGTCGACCGATTACGTCTGCCTCCGGCATCCTCCTCTTTCGAACTCTCAAGCAAGACCCTCTGACATGCCTCAGCCATCCTTCCGCGTTCGGGTGACCAAAGACCATCTGGTTTTCAGTGCCGCTCACTTTATTACGTTCAACGGCAACATCTGCGAACGGCTGCACGGGCATAACTGGCGGGTCGCCGTGGAAGTCACCGGGGGACTGGATGAGAATCGATATGTTTTCGACTTCATCGCTCTCCGGGATGCGACGCAGAATCTCGTGAATGAACTCGATCATCGGGTGCTGTTGCCCGAGTCGCATCCGATGATCCGGGTCACCGATCATGGTCACGAGGTTGAAGCAACATTCGAAGAACGACGGTGGATCTTCCCTCGAGAAGACGCCGTTATTCTGCCGGTGCAGAATACGACCGCTGAAGAGATTGCGCAGTGGATGGTTCAGCGGCTGGTTGATGACGTCATAAAAAAACATCGACACGAACTGCAGAGCGTTCGTGTCGATGTTGAAGAGAACTTCGGCCAGTGGGCTCAGTGTGAATTACAGCTCCCGTAGGAGCTGGTGCGAGGTGCACTTTAGTGGACTCAACCTGAGAGGTGGTGTCAGTGTCAGGCGATGAGTCGGGTCTTCACTGGCCCGGCCGGAGTGCTTGGAG
The genomic region above belongs to Rubinisphaera margarita and contains:
- the fusA gene encoding elongation factor G, whose protein sequence is MKNLDKVRNIGISAHIDSGKTTLTERILFYAGKTYKIGDVKDGAAGAVMDHMELERERGITITSAATQVGWKNHIVNVIDTPGHVDFTVEVERSLRVLDGAILVLCSVGGVQSQSLTVDRQMKRYGIPRIAFINKCDRTGADPDAVCRQIQEKLGVTPVPIQIPIGLEQNHKGVVDLINMRAVFFDGDHGEQVRYDEIPADLQDQAAEARAHMLEQLSLYDDELMEMLLEEAEVPVEKIKSIVREACLSQSIAPVMMGSAFKNKGVQELLDAVVSFLPSPLEREVKAIDVDKMEKADKENETSEKPDPNQFKVALTTSDDDPLVCMAFKTVMEQFGQLTYTRIYQGTIKKGDSYINTRTGKPTRFGRIVRMHSNDREDVDEAGAGDIVAIVGVDCASGDTFCGGGVNYALENIYVPEAVIRLSIEPAQRDSADKLGKALERFRREDPTFHVMTDEETGQTIIAGMGQLHLDVYIERIKREYKCECIIGEPRVAYKETPSKTVEFNYKHKKQTGGSGQYAHVVGKMAPMPEGFETPYKFHNEVTGGRIPKEYIPAVDAGFRRALEKGPLCECEVVGVDAHLSDGSYHDVDSSEMAFKICGFDCMRENLKNSDMALLEPIMKLEIEAPEEYQGSITGHLSSKRGIVTSSETKSLTCYILAEVPLASMFDYANELRSMTQGKGGFSMEFARYARCPRNVQEEVVERRRKELEERRNRK
- a CDS encoding triphosphoribosyl-dephospho-CoA synthase, coding for MPHHNIEQITRWIETACLWEVAAPKAGNVHPQASFSDLTHNDFVRSARITAFMLARSHRGVGRAILDTSKAVRLQVGKNTNLGIILLLAPLLTAAQEGPIEASISDVIDRMTVEDSKQVYEAIRTARPGGMGEVANQDVSQEPTAPIREIMQLAADRDLIARQYANSFADVLGFGSERLQQWWTRCPESRETAIIGLHLDWMANYPDSLIERKCGRATAEEVSRKASALLEAGWPEAPESAEAFTEFDTWLRSDGNRLNPGTSADLVAACLFVGLCEDTIR
- a CDS encoding 6-pyruvoyl trahydropterin synthase family protein, encoding MPQPSFRVRVTKDHLVFSAAHFITFNGNICERLHGHNWRVAVEVTGGLDENRYVFDFIALRDATQNLVNELDHRVLLPESHPMIRVTDHGHEVEATFEERRWIFPREDAVILPVQNTTAEEIAQWMVQRLVDDVIKKHRHELQSVRVDVEENFGQWAQCELQLP